One genomic window of Thalassolituus hydrocarboniclasticus includes the following:
- a CDS encoding MauE/DoxX family redox-associated membrane protein: MTELLPLASLTLLVFTLLVFLRAALHKALDFLEFQGFVADYELLPEALVKPAAAALLALEGALVLMLLFSASRAAGLVLAALLLGGYAIAMGINIRRGHTRIECGCGGTPQLLSKTLLLRNALLMVFALLPLLGLPEALQSAEIVVAIAAAVFMWLAFLLFEQVNANLLAIREMANSLKRI; the protein is encoded by the coding sequence ATGACTGAGTTACTGCCACTGGCGAGCCTCACGCTGCTGGTGTTTACCCTGCTGGTATTCCTGCGCGCGGCGCTGCACAAAGCACTGGATTTCCTCGAGTTTCAGGGCTTTGTCGCCGATTACGAATTGCTGCCGGAAGCTTTGGTTAAGCCCGCTGCTGCTGCCTTGCTGGCCCTCGAAGGCGCGCTGGTGCTGATGCTGTTATTCAGTGCCAGCCGTGCTGCCGGACTGGTGCTGGCGGCGCTGTTGCTCGGGGGATATGCCATCGCTATGGGCATCAATATCCGTCGCGGTCATACCCGCATCGAATGTGGCTGTGGCGGTACTCCGCAACTGCTGAGCAAAACCCTGCTGCTGCGCAATGCGCTGCTGATGGTCTTCGCTCTGCTGCCATTGCTCGGTTTGCCGGAAGCACTGCAGAGCGCCGAAATCGTGGTGGCCATCGCTGCTGCTGTCTTTATGTGGCTCGCCTTCCTGTTATTTGAGCAGGTGAACGCCAACCTGCTGGCCATCCGTGAAATGGCCAACTCACTGAAACGAATTTAA
- the hisI gene encoding phosphoribosyl-AMP cyclohydrolase, whose product MSNWLDAVKWDADGLVPAIAQDYKTGRILMMAWMNREALALTVQENRAIYYSRSRQQLWRKGESSGHVQQLHEVRLDCDADVITLQVEQIGGIACHTGRESCFYRVYQDGEWVSVDPVLKDPKDIY is encoded by the coding sequence ATGAGTAACTGGCTTGATGCCGTAAAGTGGGACGCCGATGGTCTGGTACCGGCCATTGCGCAGGATTACAAGACCGGCCGTATCCTGATGATGGCCTGGATGAACCGGGAAGCACTGGCGCTGACGGTGCAGGAAAACCGCGCCATCTATTATTCCCGCTCGCGCCAGCAGCTGTGGCGTAAAGGCGAATCTTCCGGCCATGTGCAGCAGCTGCATGAAGTGCGCCTCGACTGTGATGCCGACGTTATCACCCTGCAGGTGGAACAGATTGGCGGTATCGCCTGTCATACCGGCCGCGAAAGCTGCTTCTACCGGGTCTATCAGGACGGCGAATGGGTCAGCGTTGATCCGGTGCTGAAAGATCCGAAAGACATTTATTGA
- a CDS encoding methylamine dehydrogenase light chain, which produces MKRFFDSVLTGLDKGTENLTRKVAQRSSRRSFLSRAGMLMLGSAMLPVLPFDRNAGKAWAGEAEDEAPADPNDPTACEYWRYCALDGNLCNDCGGTLTTCPPGSEASKVSWVGTCRNPNDDKDYLVSYNDCCGKVECNGTFCFTSERERPGYRMGLHNDINWCMANASQGYHCTVAVLVGMADA; this is translated from the coding sequence ATGAAACGATTTTTCGACAGCGTATTAACCGGCCTGGATAAAGGCACCGAAAATTTAACCCGCAAAGTCGCACAGCGCAGCAGCCGCCGCAGTTTTTTAAGCCGCGCCGGGATGCTGATGCTGGGCAGTGCCATGCTGCCGGTCCTGCCCTTTGACCGTAATGCCGGCAAAGCCTGGGCAGGAGAAGCGGAAGACGAAGCCCCGGCCGATCCGAATGATCCGACGGCCTGTGAATACTGGCGCTACTGCGCGCTCGACGGCAACCTGTGCAACGACTGTGGCGGCACATTAACCACCTGTCCGCCGGGTTCCGAAGCGTCCAAAGTCTCCTGGGTCGGCACCTGCCGTAACCCGAATGACGATAAAGACTATCTGGTGTCGTACAACGACTGCTGCGGCAAAGTGGAGTGCAACGGCACCTTCTGCTTTACCAGCGAACGGGAGCGTCCGGGTTACCGCATGGGTCTGCATAACGACATTAACTGGTGTATGGCCAATGCGTCGCAGGGTTATCACTGCACCGTTGCTGTGCTGGTTGGTATGGCAGACGCCTGA
- a CDS encoding amine dehydrogenase large subunit codes for MTLTKQESKTRNLSRRVFTPAPLAACIATLLLSAVMPVAQAEPFKPEVFTVEKTIQPGPNVFMNEAAWGGASQIHVFAQDDLHYKGSMPAGITSQMKVSKDGKTVYVLSDFAKRITYGPVESVVQVYDVETLSRKKEIIVPNKAVKAIGMTQLLELSADEKLLYVQNATPATSVSVIDIAAREVIAEVPTPGCYGVYPALKGTSFSTPCGTGQLKTFTLKGNEYSVEASGKLFDVDADPIYIHSERRKNGELILTTFGGALYLADDSGKTVKIKEKLQVNAGIEGDWAPGGYAITAYSSTLDMVFMLMHSGAYDGSHKNGSEEIWAYSLKKKKLISRSPAPHMVALSVTEGKTPVLFGSNEEDETIDKYVLSGDGDFMFEKAAADEKAGWTTSLAVSHD; via the coding sequence ATGACGTTAACCAAGCAAGAAAGTAAAACCAGAAACCTTTCCCGCCGCGTATTCACTCCGGCACCGCTGGCGGCCTGCATCGCAACCCTGCTGTTGTCGGCGGTTATGCCTGTGGCACAGGCAGAACCCTTTAAGCCGGAAGTTTTCACGGTCGAGAAAACCATTCAGCCCGGACCGAATGTGTTTATGAACGAAGCCGCCTGGGGGGGCGCCAGTCAGATTCACGTCTTCGCTCAGGATGACCTGCACTATAAAGGCTCGATGCCGGCGGGTATTACTTCGCAGATGAAAGTCTCGAAAGACGGCAAAACCGTCTACGTGCTGTCCGACTTTGCCAAGCGCATTACCTATGGTCCGGTAGAAAGTGTGGTGCAGGTGTACGACGTAGAAACCCTGAGCCGCAAGAAAGAAATCATCGTGCCTAATAAAGCCGTAAAAGCCATTGGTATGACCCAGCTGCTGGAATTAAGCGCCGATGAAAAACTGCTGTATGTGCAGAATGCCACACCGGCCACCTCGGTTTCGGTCATTGATATTGCTGCCCGCGAAGTGATTGCTGAAGTGCCGACCCCGGGATGTTACGGCGTTTATCCGGCACTGAAAGGCACCAGTTTCAGCACGCCCTGCGGTACTGGCCAGCTGAAAACCTTCACCCTGAAGGGAAATGAATACAGTGTTGAAGCATCGGGCAAATTATTCGATGTGGATGCCGACCCGATTTATATCCACAGCGAACGCCGTAAAAACGGTGAGCTGATCCTGACCACCTTCGGCGGTGCCCTGTACCTCGCCGATGACAGTGGCAAAACCGTAAAAATCAAAGAAAAACTGCAGGTGAATGCCGGCATCGAAGGTGACTGGGCTCCGGGTGGTTATGCCATCACGGCTTACAGCAGCACGCTGGATATGGTGTTTATGCTGATGCATTCAGGCGCTTATGACGGCAGCCATAAAAACGGCTCTGAAGAAATCTGGGCTTACAGCCTGAAGAAGAAAAAACTTATCAGTCGTTCTCCGGCACCGCATATGGTGGCGCTGAGTGTGACTGAGGGCAAAACCCCGGTGCTGTTCGGTTCCAATGAAGAAGACGAAACCATCGACAAGTACGTACTGAGCGGCGATGGCGACTTTATGTTTGAGAAGGCGGCGGCCGACGAAAAAGCCGGTTGGACCACCTCGCTGGCGGTGTCTCATGACTGA
- a CDS encoding phosphoribosyl-ATP diphosphatase, translating to MSDILSALGDILEERKSAAADSSYVASLYHKGLNKILEKVGEEATETILAAKDAETSGDNSDVIYETADLWFHTLVALAKLGERPEAVVNELARRFNMSGLEEKASRTPK from the coding sequence ATGAGCGATATACTTTCCGCCCTCGGCGATATCCTTGAAGAACGTAAGAGCGCGGCCGCCGATTCATCCTATGTGGCCAGCCTGTATCACAAGGGCCTGAACAAGATTCTGGAGAAGGTCGGCGAAGAAGCCACCGAAACCATTCTGGCCGCCAAAGACGCCGAAACCAGTGGCGATAACAGCGATGTTATCTACGAGACCGCCGACCTGTGGTTCCACACCCTGGTGGCACTGGCCAAACTGGGCGAGCGCCCGGAAGCCGTGGTTAACGAACTGGCACGGCGTTTTAATATGTCCGGCCTGGAAGAAAAGGCGTCACGTACGCCCAAGTAA
- the mauD gene encoding methylamine dehydrogenase accessory protein MauD gives MTALYFAVALLFVAVMALALAFFVLARQIGVLFERIAPMGALMNDSGPKVGDLTPAFTLNSLTGGAVHIGRDKEKAMLVFFLSPTCPVCKKLLPILRSVKASEKDWLDVVLASDGEEEKHQRFIQHVGLQDFPYVLSTELGLGYRVSRLPFAVLMDKQGVIRSKGLINSREQLESLFNAMEMGVGSVQSFLEQHS, from the coding sequence ATGACTGCTTTGTATTTTGCTGTCGCACTTTTATTTGTTGCCGTAATGGCACTGGCCCTCGCATTTTTTGTGCTGGCCCGCCAGATCGGCGTGTTGTTTGAACGTATCGCGCCGATGGGAGCATTGATGAATGACTCCGGGCCGAAAGTCGGTGATTTAACCCCGGCCTTTACCCTTAACAGCCTGACCGGTGGTGCTGTGCATATTGGCCGCGATAAAGAAAAAGCCATGCTGGTGTTTTTCCTGTCGCCGACCTGTCCGGTATGTAAAAAACTGCTGCCGATTCTGCGCTCGGTAAAAGCCAGTGAAAAAGACTGGCTGGATGTGGTGCTGGCTTCCGATGGTGAAGAAGAAAAACACCAGCGCTTTATTCAGCACGTCGGCCTGCAGGATTTTCCATACGTACTGTCGACCGAACTGGGGCTGGGTTACCGCGTATCGCGTCTGCCGTTTGCGGTGCTGATGGATAAGCAGGGCGTGATCCGCTCGAAAGGTCTGATCAACAGCCGCGAGCAGCTTGAGAGCCTGTTCAATGCCATGGAAATGGGTGTTGGCTCGGTACAGAGTTTTCTTGAGCAGCATTCCTGA